In Ornithodoros turicata isolate Travis unplaced genomic scaffold, ASM3712646v1 Chromosome117, whole genome shotgun sequence, the DNA window AAACAAGTTTTTGACGATACTGCCGTTCTTTGGTGGGAGAAGGTGGGATGAATGGTAGATGACTGTTTGGTTTCGCTCTCTCGTAAATAATGTGGCCTCTGATATGGCCCTATATTTTTGTGCAATATTGTGCCTTAGCTCCGTGAGCAAACGTTATGCTTATGTCAGTCGACTACAAAACTGTCTGCGCTCTCAATGTCCACATTCTGCAATTTCAGGAGCAAAAGAAAGCAGCGATGGACTTCACATCAAGGACGAGTTCAGAGGCACCTGCGATCACGCATCTTCAGGTCTCTCCTCTTCAAGTGCACAGTTCGAGATCGGCACAACAAGAGTTGAACCACAGTGCCAAAACGATGCATTAGTCACCACTGACGGTCGACCCACAGAGCAATCTTCAGACCAGAGCGAGACTCAAGTGGCAAGCAAGTCATCGACGTTCGGACATGAGAAAGACAGGCTTTATAAGTCCAACATTTGTTTAGACGCATGCATCGACACTGGCCACTTGGAGGTTCATGCCAAAACTCACAAAACAAAGACACTTACCTGCGACAAGTGTTCAGTGACATTCCGTCATGCATCAACTCTGCGAGTGCACGCAAGACATTGCACGGGACTAGGCTCGCAGAAGTCGAACGTAAGTGCACCTGCATGCGCATCGAGCGCACACGAGTGCAATCTCAGCCCTGCAGAGTCCAGCCACAGTATGTGCCTGCAGCGTCCCAAGCGCACGCTCGTGGGCAAGAAGAGCTTCAGGTGTGATCTCTGTGGTTTTGAGTTCAACAAGAGGTACAAGCTGCGCAATCACAAGAAAGCACACATGAGTGAGGGGCTATACCAGTGCACCTTCTGTCCTGCACAGTTCAGGCGAAGCGCGATGCTGAAGTATCACAAGCAAAAACATACAGGCGAGAAGGCCTATAAGtgtgacctctgtcctgcagaattCAGTCATAGCTCTAGCCTGTTGCgccacaagcggacacacacaggcgagaagccccataagtgcgatctctgtcctgcagagttccacAAGAGGTGCGACTTGCAGCGTCACAGGAgaacacacacgggagagaagccatacaagtgtgacgtctgccctgcggagttcagctgTAGCTCGATGCTGTTGCGCCACAAGTGgacgcacacgggcgagaagccccataagtgcgatctctgtcctgcagagttccacAAGAGGTGTGACTTGCAGCGTCACAGGAgaacacacacgggagagaaaccatacaagtgtgacgtctgccctgcggagttcagctgTAGCTCGATGCTGTTGCGCCACAAGTGGACGCACATGGGCGAGAAGCCCcataagtgtgatctctgtcctgcagagttccacAAGAGGTACGACTTGCAGCGTCACAGGAgaacacacacgggagagaaaccatacaagtgtgacgtctgccctgcggagttcagccgtAGCTCGGCGCTGTTGCGCCACAAGTTGACGCACATGGGCGAGAAGCCCcataagtgtgatctctgtcctgcagagttcagcgagAGGGCGGGCCTGCGGTCTCACAAGAAAGCACACATGAGTGAGGGGCTATACAAATGCACCTTCTGTCCTGCACAGTTCAGGCAAAGCACGACGCTGAAGTGTCACAAGCAAAAACATACAGGCGAGAAGGCCTataagtgcgacctctgtcctgcagaattCAGTCATAGCTCTAGCCTGTATGtccacaagcggacacacacgggcgagaagccccaTAAgagcgatctctgtcctgcagagttcaacaAAAGGTACGACTTACAACGTCACAAGAgaacacacacgggagagaaacCATGCAAGTGTGAcctctgccctgcggagttcagcgaCAGCTCGATGCTGTTGCGCCACAAGTGGACGCACATGGGCGACAAGCCCcataagtgtgatctctgtcctgcagagttcagcgagAGGGCGGGCCTGCGCTCTCACAGGcgaacacacacgggagagaagccatacaagtgcaatgtctgcccATTGGAGTTCAGCCACATGAAGAGTCTGTCATATCACATGCGAaaacacacaggcgagaagccctGTAACCCTGTAtccacacgagtcagttttctgccggcagcaagtcgggaaggagtgagaggatatccGAGATAAACGTGATCACTATGCGTCTGAAGACGCCCGCTCATTCTCTAGCATTCGCAAGAGTCATTTTCCCGGcggctgtcagttttcctatcccttctgtattcgcgcttgcatatcgtctgtgtctagcgtaggatggaccaatgaaagaaaaaacttattgcgcttgggctccttgtggatgattcagagtgcattcacgtgagaaacgGGACAGGATATGGGCCAAAGGATAGATTCCGAAGAAGCGCTACGGAATGTAAAACAGCGTTAACGCAAATCTCCATGTGGACGACCCAAACGCCTGTTGGAGTATTTTGAGAATAGACGCTGTCACATTCGGTtttattttccactaatgaagcGTATCTCGATGCTGAGCATCAATATAGGCGCTACAGCGTGCCGACAAGTGATGGATTGGCGATGAAGCTGTGGTGTCGAACTACAGGTAgtcaataattaattaaattaaatcagatcaacttttcttttcctttcggtaggacgagtagcttccaattattatgtttttatacATGTATTGGAAACGTGCATGCAaacgattatgtgtagtcaacatctgtccagcgaaagaaatatccacgtttataaaattcatgcttgtattccgtgtctgtttcGTCTCGCGTAGAGAAAAAGGTTACTATGCAACACTACATTGTAGGTATCTCTCTATATATTGCATAATTGTTCCGAAGCTGCTGCGCTGGTGTGTCATTGCACCACTTTCGCAGTAAAGCCAAGCATCGTTggcgttccaattcagaatttgccatagtacagtgaatgccgttgtatgggacacatgcagaacaatcctgatgaaataaaaagcaagcgcGATAAGGATCCGTTGCGTCACCTCCTCCTTCTGCCGACAGCAGACGCCGCcggtcgtcagaatctgtgccgggaggacaagatatccagctgcctccgactgccgctccggagatcagaaagtggtgacgtTCCCTGACGACTgagcgtcagccggcagaaaactgactcgtgtgaatacagagTAAGTGTGATCTCTGTGCTGCATGGTTCAGCCAGGGCACGAGACTATATCACAAGCGAagacacacaggtgagaagccctacaagtgtggtctctgtcctgcagagttcatcgAGAGCATGAAGTTGAGGTATCACAAGCGGAAACACATGAGCGATGGGCCCTAGTAGTGCTATCCCTGTCCGGCAGAATTCAGCCACTGCGCAGACCTGGTGCAAtacaagcggacacacatggACGAGTGTCTCTGTGCTATAAACTTGAGGCAGAGCACAAACCTCCAGGGTTGCTGTAAGTGCACCTTCATGGGCATGAGGAAATGCGACCTCTCTTTTGCAGATTTCAGCCACAGCACAAACACACACCAGCCGGAGGACCAGCAGATCACTGACCTGTGGCCTAGTAAGTGAACACAACACACTTGGGATAGGAGCTGTACAAGTGCTGCCGATTCTTTTCTGTTGGGTGTCCTCAACCTCAacacagatggagaaaggacagcaggaaggagtgaggggcTGGGGGTTTGTTATACGTCCTGGACCGAGTTCAGGGCCCAATAAAGCACAGATGTCCTTTAGACGTCCAGAGGATGATTTGATTAGGACATTTAGTGTGTCCATAAGATGTCCGGATATGTCCAGTATAGGCTGAAAAGACGTACGAATCAAATGCTTGTCAAGATCACGTTGCGGAGGTGGATGTTTTTCCCCTCTACTGCGTGTATGTCTGAAACACATGTAGAAATGTACGTCGGACGTTCTGTATACGTCTGCCTCAATACACTGTAGGTGTCATGCATTATGGCACCACGCAGGCTCTAAACTGCCAACCAGGGTTTCTTTCGACGAATAAATTATTCCCCTTTCTTTCATTATTACCGTGACAAACACTGATCTATTTTTACTTATTTTGCAAAActgatgaaataaataaatcaatcaaCCCGAAGAACTTAAAAAtacatatatgtgtataatCTGCAAGATGTAACAACTTATAACCAACATGAGAGAACAgatgttctaaggctggaagaacatagaaaggacaaatacgaacaaagcctcaaattgtgaagatgtgggttcgagtcctacagctggctcactctttcagtgactttcatctttcaacttATAACCAAACTCCCGAAAATTACCTTTTGTGTCACGAGCATCTGTCGTTGAATCCATTACAATTTGTTAAATACTGCTCCGGACTCTGGAAAACAGAGTTAAtcttatttagtccatgaaaaaaatcggtgcctcaaggattctataggCACAATTTCAATCCTGTACGAATCCTGTGCATTTCCGTCAGCTTTtcaagatctgctgagcctccacaagtttcgatgacacGAGGAGCGGGTGCAGTAATCATAAATGCCCAcgaattgcaatgatgtcatgttttgGAGAGGGCActtgtctcctagcaacgacgccggcgtctgGGGAGGTTCACATGGGGAAGTCACGCGACGCTGATTGAAAGATGGGAGAGATGttttctccctcctttgtgttttcacgatggtcggagcggtcggaggatatgtcacgtggggctcctcTGAGTGCAGAAAGTGCGCCCTCCGGAGGACGCGAAgtgcaacaacgttgccagataaGAGCCAGGCGCTCCGTTAGAGCCTAGCATGACGTCAGAGTCCTTAATAATAAccattttctctagctttcggcTCACGTAgtgccaaaatattttgcaggaatgtaaagtgtgACAAGAATTTTTCAGCAACATAACTGATAGGATTTTGAAGGCACGAGATTATGTTCGTATAGTtggtagtggcactttaatgaCATCCCAGGAGTGGACATTGGAAGACACTCGATGGGCTCCCGATCCAAGATGACGACCCTAAGCGGCACGCTGCAGCAGCTCGATGTAGAGTCACAAAACAGGGAGCAGAGCAGCGACACTCAGCCACGCCGACGACCAGCGAGTCCGACATTTTGTatcaggcgcggctgcgtcgcctagcaatgggacgcccaTCTCCCCCTTCTCAGGTGAAGAAGAATGCGCAGTCGATCCAGCTCGCAACCCAGGAAATCGGTTTTGCGTGGTGGTGACCCAACATgaacggcgcgttcttggaaggagaaaccacgtgacacgatcggcccaatcgcggacaccgaacggcggctccggcgaagaaaaggaatgcgatactctgtatcCCTATTTATTGTGACCCTAGCTCGATGCTGCATGATACTTTTGTTGCCGACAGGGTACGTCAGTGGGATGCAGTCAGTTCAGCATCTGGATCACTGGAAAGGGAAGGATGAAAACCGTTTTTGCTGCATGCGCGCTATCAAAGCTCTTTCACATAGTCACCCAATGTCTCTAAAACCTCTCGTAAACCAAGCTCTGGATCAGGGTTCTTACGAGAGCATGGTTACGCTCACATCGGAGGTCAAGGCGAACCTGGAGTGGGGAGCAAAGTTCTTCTGACGCTCCAGGCCCGGCCGGATGGGGTTTGTACGAGAGTACAGTAGTACAAGATATTCAGATGGACAGGCCGCTCCAAGGTTTGGGGGCCCTAGTCTCGGCCCTATTCCATAACGCACAATTAATGCGCAACCTGACCAAGGATCGCCGCGAGCTCCCGTGCCAAGGCTAATCGTAACGTTATTGGGAACCTTGGCCTACCAAACATCTTTCACATCGGTAGCTGCGCTTCCTCTCCAACTGgataaagggcaacctccatgcagcgaatgtacagcgaaaaagctgcgaacttcgctcagcgtcggacgccctgcgcgagcgtccgccgccgatctgcccatgccagatattttcgcccagcgtccgcgattccggaagcgtcaactgcagatgaaccaatcaaagtgctcttccgctacgaatctacgccagatcgtctgcacgtggtcgtctgctctcgtgaatcatcgtcatcgtcctcttcttgcaactgggtgctgtcgtctgctcgctgtttcgccatcTGCAttgttagaacgtgaggcactctgccaagaaacatgttttcctgtcgcagtagtgaatatgcctttcgaTACGTTACCGGGCGCAccttttcagacagttgttgcatttagttgcaaaatttgtgacattaaatacaatttttcgagcaactgatttcactaaactttcaccttataccctggcaacagtgacatcacagcatgagccgtccgctggtttttcgctccatggagctgttGACGGCGAAAAACTGGCGGCGGACGCGCGTGCCAGTCTGCCGCGcaaacttcgttgcaaaaaattcgctccatggaggttgcccttaacaGAGAAAGAGAGCAGTCGCAGATACCACTCGAATGAGAGTCAGTCCATTCGCCTGAATAAGGTAGAACGTCAGTGGTGGTCATAGTGTCCCACAGTGCGATCCCAGGCAATTGGTGGTAAAAGACCCCGGTAAACCATAGACGTCCAGGAGATGTCCAGCTGATATCCCAAATTGGATGTTTGGATATCTATAAGTGAGTTTATTTTAAGtgagtttattttttgttcggTACCTGCCAACAGCCAGAGGCCTTAATGGTTAATGGCCTTATCCCATGGATCATTGCAGAGAGCCCGTAGACATCGCATGTATGTCCTGGCGACTATGCtttgtcccactttttccaCATTCCACGAACGTCCATGAACAGATTAACATTAAACATGATCAGAACGCACTCACCgcaatagagtcataattaccgcgGAAATTTTTTCACCCCGTTAGAAAGAACCGAACGGTTGACGggaaacactgcacctggcccgaccgcctcttccagccccaattctccggagcaactggcgataactggtttccgcggcaaagggagagggcgctcaccaccaccgacaagcaaatcgcttccgttcccctggtaaCGGGGAAGTTGCGAGCGCCGCCACAcgcgagagatggcgatccgataaccgtgCGTCGTCTGCTGGCTCCAAATGCGTAGACGTGGCAGCGCTTTCCTAGGAATGCGGAGAGGAATGGAAAttcggcgctagcagacgatgcctGGTTATCGGATTGCCACCCGTGTGCTGCCGCttgcagccccgccgccaccaggggaacgcgaTGACGCGAAGGCAGTACAGCAATTACGAACACCGGGCGCTATTAGcaatatcatattttcacagttcgaatcagttgagcgcgtgatcgggctaagcctaaacgacgaaatctcgccgaagtcccctcgtcaaaacacgtacgcgaaaaacctgggctaccctggatatctttttggcacagtgccaatcacttcagcgcgtggtcgggctaagcctaaccgacgaaattttgcaacagcagccctacccccccccctcccaaacacgcagtacacacgacaagcctgcgatatcatattttcacagtccgaatcagttcagcgcgtgataagcctaaccgacgaaattttgccgcagccccgccgtccaaacacgcagtaaacacgaaaagcctgcgctatccgcgatatcatattttcacagttcgaatcagttgagcgcgtgatcgggctcagcctaaacgacgaaattttgccgcagccccgccgtccaaacacgcagtaaacacgaaaagcctgcgctattcgcgatatcttttcttttcacagttgcaatcactctcgcgtggccccttccctccctggcatacatgaaaaatataaacactgtgctttccgccattgctaacaccacatctctaatcacccgcccaggcactcgagctaagccccttttttatcgggaaaacccgtcgcctgcttccctctcagacacgcgtcgtcaatatgaacactccgggcttagagccattgctaacaccactctctaatcacgcgccctggttcagcctatttttttcaagaaaacccGCCGCCTGCCCCCTCCCAGAAAAGCGtcgtaaatatgaacactctccgccattgctaacgccacatctctaatcacgaatacgttctaacgagggatctctaacgacgcccgccataaatatgaacacgagacacttaccgagccaacacgccacacgtagcaggtcatcctccctctgaacactcctctgggcattagttcacgtctgtgaactagggttccgtctctcgtcaaaagatgcctgggaaagaaaggaacaatcagaagtattcctagctgtgtgtccaacgttaacgtacgcagtggggtcggcttctaattctaaacgacgaaatctggccgaagtc includes these proteins:
- the LOC135371605 gene encoding zinc finger protein 431-like, encoding MELSLKFGGQLPKVKLEPLDASLPEQGQQQECNESSRGDNNYGATRGMIQIKEEPREESSDEHPIIEVKTEPYNTAILDQVGHSHDSTSEGAKESSDGLHIKDEFRGTCDHASSGLSSSSAQFEIGTTRVEPQCQNDALVTTDGRPTEQSSDQSETQVASKSSTFGHEKDRLYKSNICLDACIDTGHLEVHAKTHKTKTLTCDKCSVTFRHASTLRVHARHCTGLGSQKSNVSAPACASSAHECNLSPAESSHSMCLQRPKRTLVGKKSFRCDLCGFEFNKRYKLRNHKKAHMSEGLYQCTFCPAQFRRSAMLKYHKQKHTGEKAYKCDLCPAEFSHSSSLLRHKRTHTGEKPHKCDLCPAEFHKRCDLQRHRRTHTGEKPYKCDVCPAEFSCSSMLLRHKWTHTGEKPHKCDLCPAEFHKRCDLQRHRRTHTGEKPYKCDVCPAEFSCSSMLLRHKWTHMGEKPHKCDLCPAEFHKRYDLQRHRRTHTGEKPYKCDVCPAEFSRSSALLRHKLTHMGEKPHKCDLCPAEFSERAGLRSHKKAHMSEGLYKCTFCPAQFRQSTTLKCHKQKHTGEKAYKCDLCPAEFSHSSSLYVHKRTHTGEKPHKSDLCPAEFNKRYDLQRHKRTHTGEKPCKCDLCPAEFSDSSMLLRHKWTHMGDKPHKCDLCPAEFSERAGLRSHRRTHTGEKPYKCNVCPLEFSHMKSLSYHMRKHTGEKPCNPVSTRVSFLPAASREGVRGYPR